Sequence from the Sphingomonas sp. SORGH_AS_0950 genome:
TCCCGCTGCCGGCTGGCACCGACCATCGCCAGCGCCCGCCCCCCGCCGAGGTTCCGGCCAACGAAACGACGCTCATGCCGCCTGTTCCTCCAGCGCGCTGGAGACTTCGGCCGCGGTGAATTTCGACAGACCGTGCTGGGTCTTCTCCCAGTAGAAGGGCCGGGTGACGAGCTGCCACGCCCCTTTCCAGGCGGCGACGGACAGCAGCACCCAATACCACATGACGGTCAGCGCATAGGGCGCCAGCTGGACCCAGCGTCGCCGGAACGGCGCGAGCATCATCAGATAGATGAACATGCCGTTCCCGATCAGCAGGTTCAGCATGCTGGTGTAGAGCAGCATCGGCGGGAAGACGATGTCGAAGCCCCCCGTCTGGGTCACCGCCCAGAAGAGGAAGACCGCCCAGAAAATGGGATTGAGCAGGCCGGAAAGGACCGTCCCGCCCAGGAAGCTGACAAAGCCGAGCGTCCCCAGCGGACCGACGGTCTTCATCAGGTGCAGCGGGCGCCGGGTGTGAACCAGGCACGTCTGCATATAGCCCTTCATCCAGCGCGAGCGCTGCCGCACCCAATTGGCGTGCGAGACATTGGCTTCTTCATAGGTCGTCGAATCGACCAGGCCGACCCGATACCCTTTCTGGGTCATGCGGATTCCCAGATCGGCGTCTTCGGTGACGTTGAAGGGATCCCATGCATGAAGCTCGCGCAGGACCTCGATCTTGAAATGGTTCGACGTGCCCCCCAGCGGGATCGGGATCCCCAGCCGCTCGAGCCCGGGCAGCATCAGGTCGAACCACAGGGAATAGTCGAGCGTGAACATCCGCGTCAGCCAGTTTTCCGACGCGTTGAAATAGTTCAGGCGGCACTGGATGCAGGCGACGTCGGGCGACGACCGGCGAAACGCCGCGACGACCTTGCGCAACTGGTCGGGTTCCGGCTTGTCCTCGGCATCGAAGATAACCAGATATTCGCCGCGTGCGAAGCGCAGGGCATAGTTGCACGCCTTGGGCTTGGTCTGCGGCTGTG
This genomic interval carries:
- a CDS encoding glycosyltransferase family 2 protein, which encodes MGCLTIGDSWTADFLVENGFLSLEQFDEALDLMEQWDRSLSDVVMSRRWMTPQDFHRAAARRFGMTFVNLQTDPPDETLLIEAEVEDYMRELTMPWRVQDGRMVVVTAHLGPESVLYARRRWGSNIDMVVTAKFDVLWSLQKVFSARHSHRAVHELADADPEMSARTVFTRAQLLVVWAGLTLLCLGLGFAPTPTLIVVNTITSVFYLGNFVFRGVLVWAGGRRSHDRHRALAMEARLLRDEDLPVYTVLVPMFREPEVLPILAGALRKLDYPLGKLDIKIVLEEGDDETIDAAKRLGLEGIFEIVRVPPSQPQTKPKACNYALRFARGEYLVIFDAEDKPEPDQLRKVVAAFRRSSPDVACIQCRLNYFNASENWLTRMFTLDYSLWFDLMLPGLERLGIPIPLGGTSNHFKIEVLRELHAWDPFNVTEDADLGIRMTQKGYRVGLVDSTTYEEANVSHANWVRQRSRWMKGYMQTCLVHTRRPLHLMKTVGPLGTLGFVSFLGGTVLSGLLNPIFWAVFLFWAVTQTGGFDIVFPPMLLYTSMLNLLIGNGMFIYLMMLAPFRRRWVQLAPYALTVMWYWVLLSVAAWKGAWQLVTRPFYWEKTQHGLSKFTAAEVSSALEEQAA